Proteins encoded in a region of the Bacteroidales bacterium genome:
- a CDS encoding THUMP domain-containing protein: MENNFKIIAKTQFGLEEILAGELTKIGAKNIQILNRAVSFEGTLETIYAANYNCRTALHILLPLQEFKFRDKQEFYEHIRNFEWDTLFSPDITLAVDTVMSDTFFTNSHYVSLLCKDAIADYFRFKTKRRPSVDLDNPDIRIHVHIRGHVCSVSLDSSGGSLHRRGYRSKQGMAPISEVLAAGLILLSGWNKKTNLFDPMCGSGTIVTEAAMIAAKIPAGYYRKSFGFEKWNNFDKDLWEKVKTSADENICEFDAEIVGSDISESAVSVAAYNLKTAKLHKDVHLTVCDLRDFKFPKEKGIIITNPPYGERIKPEDIVSLYKALGDVFKRNCPGYQAWVISSHFDALKFVGLKPDKKIKLFNGPLECRFVKFDIFQGSLKDMKCK; this comes from the coding sequence TTGGAAAACAATTTTAAAATAATTGCAAAGACACAATTCGGCCTTGAGGAAATTCTTGCCGGAGAACTGACTAAAATCGGTGCCAAAAATATCCAGATATTGAACCGGGCAGTTTCTTTTGAAGGTACTTTGGAAACTATTTACGCTGCAAATTACAACTGCAGGACAGCGCTGCATATTCTATTGCCTTTGCAAGAATTTAAATTCAGGGACAAACAGGAATTTTATGAACATATTCGCAACTTCGAATGGGATACGCTTTTTTCTCCTGATATAACCCTTGCTGTGGACACGGTGATGTCAGATACTTTTTTTACCAACTCCCATTATGTTTCATTGTTATGTAAGGATGCTATTGCTGATTATTTTCGCTTTAAAACAAAAAGGAGGCCTTCTGTAGATCTTGATAATCCTGATATAAGAATACATGTTCACATCAGAGGCCATGTTTGCTCGGTTTCTCTTGATAGTTCTGGGGGGTCGTTGCATCGCCGAGGGTATCGCAGCAAACAAGGTATGGCGCCGATAAGCGAAGTGTTGGCTGCCGGCCTGATACTGCTGAGCGGCTGGAACAAAAAGACGAACCTGTTTGACCCTATGTGCGGTTCGGGAACCATAGTTACCGAAGCTGCTATGATTGCAGCAAAAATTCCTGCGGGGTATTACAGAAAATCATTCGGTTTTGAAAAATGGAACAACTTTGACAAAGATTTATGGGAAAAAGTAAAAACATCAGCAGATGAAAATATCTGTGAATTTGATGCTGAAATAGTGGGATCGGATATTTCTGAATCAGCAGTGTCCGTTGCTGCTTATAACCTAAAAACAGCAAAGCTTCATAAGGATGTTCATCTAACTGTTTGCGATTTACGGGACTTTAAGTTCCCCAAGGAAAAAGGAATTATTATAACAAACCCGCCTTACGGTGAACGGATAAAACCTGAAGATATTGTCAGTTTGTACAAGGCATTAGGCGATGTGTTTAAAAGAAATTGCCCCGGGTATCAAGCCTGGGTCATCAGTTCGCACTTTGATGCATTAAAATTTGTGGGACTTAAGCCCGATAAAAAAATAAAATTATTCAATGGCCCGCTCGAATGCCGTTTTGTGAAGTTTGACATTTTTCAAGGAAGTTTGAAGGATATGAAATGCAAATAA